In Scomber japonicus isolate fScoJap1 chromosome 19, fScoJap1.pri, whole genome shotgun sequence, a single genomic region encodes these proteins:
- the inip gene encoding SOSS complex subunit C: MAANPPGQAFQNKARVAILAELEKERRRLMQNQSMNTPGASISLSRPSMKDFRDNAEQQHIAAQQKAALQHAHLHSTGFFITQDSSFGNLILPVLPRLEPES; the protein is encoded by the exons ATGGCTGCTAATCCCCCAGGACAAG CCTTCCAAAATAAGGCACGGGTGGCAATCCTGGCCgagctggagaaggagaggagacgGCTAATGCAGAACCAGTCCATGAACACTCCTGGAGCAAG CATCTCGCTGTCCAGACCGAGTATGAAGGACTTCAGGGACaatgcagagcagcagcacatcGCTGCCCAGCAAAAAGCCGCCCTACAG CATGCGCACTTACACTCAACAGGCTTCTTCATCACTCAGGACTCCTCATTCGGGAACCTCATCCTCCCTGTCCTTCCACGCCTGGAGCCCGAGTCATGA